The Melopsittacus undulatus isolate bMelUnd1 chromosome 17, bMelUnd1.mat.Z, whole genome shotgun sequence DNA window CAGTAGCATTGTGGGTAgagctgtggctctgctgccttcccaaGGCAGAGCTGGTCCTCCAATCTGTTTGTGATGCATGTGGCGTTACCATCCACCGAGACAACGAGACAAGAAAATGCCTTATCATGGACACTATTCACATAACTAGCATGTGGCTGTAAAAGAGAAGTATTAGTTTTATAGCTCTAATGTTGTCTGTCCTACCATTTCTGaatgtttccatttcaaagTGACAATCCTCAACTGACTGCTTTAGGCAGAGATGTTTTAGCAAGAGATTTTTAGACCTAATTGAGTTGAAAATATATGCACAAGAGTCACTCTAAGATACCTGTTTATATACTATTGTACAtaagatctctttttttttggtgcaatAAAGTTTGTTTTGGCAGAATCTAGACTGTGGTATTCCTTAGTGGAACTATGCCTTGAGACAAAGGACTACAGAGCAGCTTCTTGGCATCACTGCTGGCTCCCAAGAGTCTTTACCCAGGGTCCCATTTGTATTCTCCCAGACTGCAGTTGCCTATAGCAGCTTAGATAACCTTCCTCTTGCTGTGGCCGTTGGTTGTCTGTGATGGTAAGTGGCATTTCCCCCTGCAATGAGGAGGAAACTCAGAGGTAAGCAAGTGTGAATGCATCCTCTTAAGCTTTTCAAGTCAGACACCTTTATTTCAAGTCCACTGTCCCTGTGTTGCAGGTGATATGCAAATAACCTCACAAGAAGAACTATAGGCAGGCACAGAACATGAAGCAGTCAAGGTATTGCCTCCTTGGCTTCCTCTGGAGTGATTTCCTGAGAGTACAGCTCTGTAAAGAGAGCAGGCAGCCAGTACTGAGGTTCTCCTGCTGCCTGCGTGTCCAGCCAGGCCATTCCTTCCTTCAGCAAGTGTTCCTATACAGAGAGAGCAGAAACTGTGAGTGAAACTCAACCAAATGGCTGAAAAGCTATTCACAATGGAGACCTGACCCCACTTCCAGGGTAAAGGAGGGTGTAGGATCTGGGCTCCAGTAAGCAGTTCAGGCATCCAGCCATGGCCACTGTGTATTCCTGCAGGACCTGAGCTAATGAGCCAGGGTTCAATGGAGACGAGTGAAGCCCCAGGAATCTGCAGCTTCTGAGGCTCTGCTCTCCTCCATGTATGTTTATGCTGGGTGTAGTCTGCAATGGCTCTACCACCCCGCTTTGGACCCCGTGTGCATTCCGTggtcacagccccaggctgTGTCTGCTATGGGAGCAGTCCCTCCACACTCACACTGAACTCCACAGTGCACGAGCCCATACCTACCAGCACTTGCTTTGCACGTTCCATCTCCCACTTCAGGCTGGACCTGATCTCACTGACTGTTACGTAGCCCTTCTTCTGAAATGAGAGGGGAAAACGTGGTGTGTTTCCAGTCAAGACAAGTCCGTAGTTCAGAAGAGCAGGGGCTCTTTTGCCTACATCCCTGCTCTACGGTTCCCTGGCATGGAAGCAATAAGGTTCTTTCAAGGAGGTTGTATTTTAAAGCCTTCTGGCTCAGTACCTCTGCCAGCTGCAAGACGACCGTGTGATCCATGTTCAGTTCAGCTGGCACTGACTGGACCAGATATGTTCCACCAACAGGGATAATCCCAAAGCCGTTCCCCAAGACCTTCAGTTTCTTGATTGCACGCAGGAGATCGTCCCTGAGAAGCAGAGGTCAGTGCAAGGCTTTAAAGCAAGAGCCTCTCTCAAATACACTATGCAGAAGCTCTGAGCAATGAGAGCTCCCTGGAACTTGCTGCAGTTTCAGCTAATTTGGATACAGCCATTTAGAAGGAAGTTTGTGCATCTGTGCCTCCCTTCAGAAGGGCAGACTTGTATTAGACACACTTGTAGCACCTGAGCTGCAAGTGCTGATCTTCAGCCTCAATGAGTGATGATGGTGAGCTGTGTCCTGTCTGCTCCTGTGATGCTGGGTGTCAGCCCCTTCCTTACAGACTGGCAGCAAGAGCTGGGTTGGCAGTGAACCAACTGTCCCCAGCTCAAGCCCAGAGTCCTTTGTGCCTTAGGGCTCCCAGAGGAAACaggctgctgccttctgcaatGGTTAAATCATTTTCCTCCCGAATGCCACCCAATTCCCCTTCCCTGCAATGCACACTCACTGGCTGACATCCTGAGCAAacttcccccttcccttcagCACTTGCTGATGAAGCTCTTCCAGTGTTATCAGACCTAGGAGACAACAGCAAGGGACAGGAAAGGGTTAGTGCACAGCATCAAACCACTCCAGCAAGAGCAGTCAAGGGTCCTTTGTGTGCTTGCCACTGGCTCACCCCTGCTTTCCATTCTACATGGGGCTGTTCATTGTTCTCAGCATCAAGTGCTGGGTGAGATAAGCCTTGAGTCACTTCTGTTCCCAGAACTAACATGCAGCACTTGCTGTTGCCTTCTCTCACAGATGGATCAGACTCAAGTTCTAGCTGCTGTAGCCCATTCCTGGTCTCCCACTGTGCTTTTGGAGTGAAGAACATCTACTATCTTTTAGTTAGGCACTTATCCCTGGTATTCCAACTCTTCTGGACACTGCTGTGATGCTTAAGAGAGAATCTTAATGCCAGGCTCAAAGCAGTAACTCACCAGCTTCGTACCCTTCAAGCC harbors:
- the SNF8 gene encoding vacuolar-sorting protein SNF8, whose translation is MHRRGVGAGAIAKKKLAEAKYKERGTVLAEDQLAQMSKQLDMFKTNLEEFASKHKQEIRKNPEFRVQFQDMCATIGVDPLASGKGFWSEMLGVGDFYYELGVQIIEVCLALKHRNGGLITLEELHQQVLKGRGKFAQDVSQDDLLRAIKKLKVLGNGFGIIPVGGTYLVQSVPAELNMDHTVVLQLAEKKGYVTVSEIRSSLKWEMERAKQVLEHLLKEGMAWLDTQAAGEPQYWLPALFTELYSQEITPEEAKEAIP